In Desulfomonile tiedjei DSM 6799, a genomic segment contains:
- a CDS encoding MinD/ParA family ATP-binding protein, whose translation MCEIVAFTGGQGAPGRTFLSFNIATILGFMGFGVTFVELGNSKTGMCSYFGIEPLHSTYDFAAGLCSAEEAVIHCGNNLDLIVQSDEASIIGERENKLLFDRLDELQKTDFIIADAPEGVPDSLIPVLDSASNVLAVITPEQVEASESFRFIRNLADICRGKHIHVILNRAPAPELAEIMCNRLEHDFARMLGIPMDCAWFVPEEPSVPEARDARVPFITLNPASETSLKLVQLATAIEFATRERYQGRLRQVLQALLVDLQRENIGREKTCCAAGLEEYHCLQKTLMEALSADEVDSVDFRNFYRDVREIMEVSRNLGFDHIRCNGDFNAFPGVNFAP comes from the coding sequence ATGTGTGAAATTGTCGCTTTCACTGGTGGCCAAGGCGCTCCGGGAAGAACTTTCCTCTCCTTCAATATAGCGACCATTCTCGGTTTCATGGGCTTTGGCGTTACCTTTGTCGAATTGGGTAATTCAAAGACCGGAATGTGCTCCTATTTCGGAATCGAACCTCTCCACTCGACCTACGATTTTGCAGCGGGCCTGTGTTCCGCTGAAGAAGCAGTCATTCACTGCGGCAATAATCTCGATCTTATAGTCCAATCTGATGAAGCTTCGATAATCGGCGAGCGCGAAAACAAGCTGCTCTTTGACCGTCTCGATGAACTGCAGAAGACTGATTTCATCATTGCGGATGCTCCTGAAGGAGTTCCCGACAGTCTGATTCCGGTTCTTGATTCCGCGTCAAATGTTCTCGCAGTGATAACCCCGGAACAGGTGGAGGCTTCCGAGAGCTTTCGTTTTATCCGAAACCTTGCCGATATTTGTCGAGGCAAGCACATCCACGTCATTCTCAATAGGGCTCCGGCTCCTGAACTTGCGGAAATCATGTGCAATCGTCTGGAACACGATTTTGCCAGAATGCTGGGGATTCCTATGGATTGCGCCTGGTTTGTCCCTGAAGAGCCCTCTGTGCCTGAGGCGCGAGATGCTCGCGTCCCTTTTATCACCTTGAATCCTGCCTCCGAGACTTCGTTGAAATTGGTGCAACTTGCCACTGCAATAGAATTCGCGACGAGAGAACGATATCAAGGCAGGCTCAGACAAGTCCTCCAGGCATTGTTGGTAGACCTCCAGAGAGAGAATATCGGACGCGAGAAAACCTGTTGTGCTGCTGGACTGGAGGAGTATCACTGTTTGCAGAAGACTTTGATGGAAGCACTCAGCGCAGATGAGGTGGATTCCGTTGATTTTCGCAATTTCTATCGAGACGTCCGGGAGATCATGGAGGTCTCTCGCAATCTCGGATTCGATCACATTCGGTGCAATGGTGATTTCAATGCTTTTCCCGGAGTGAATTTCGCGCCATAA
- a CDS encoding response regulator — protein sequence MNATRDLHATILVVDDEQIVHESIQRILDQDGHRVISAMRVDQALQELEKKHFDLALTDLKMPGTGGMEVVRAIAENHPDMGVVVFTGFPTVDSAIESMKLGALDYLPKPFTPEELLQVTRNALQKIEKLKKEREMEKIYAEAEKALKASLDLREIFDLICSSVSRLFNVTGSAVLMFRKKDQTLELAASCGLSEMYVRKGALDSSRSIAEAMKSGRAVLVQESEFDLNLQYPDEARNEKFSSVLSIPLKLEDSVFGFLRLYSTETRTFSDDELDLLMKFAEQATRALENAMTYERVRTEIEELKKYLPQT from the coding sequence ATGAATGCTACGAGAGACCTACATGCGACAATTCTGGTAGTGGATGACGAACAGATCGTTCATGAAAGTATACAGAGAATACTGGACCAGGACGGGCACCGGGTAATCAGTGCGATGAGAGTCGATCAGGCTCTCCAGGAGCTTGAAAAGAAGCATTTCGACCTGGCACTCACTGACCTGAAGATGCCTGGAACCGGCGGGATGGAAGTGGTGAGAGCCATAGCAGAGAACCACCCGGACATGGGAGTGGTGGTTTTCACCGGTTTTCCCACAGTAGATTCGGCAATCGAGTCCATGAAATTGGGCGCACTGGACTATCTTCCCAAACCGTTTACACCGGAAGAGTTGCTTCAAGTTACGCGTAATGCTCTGCAGAAAATTGAGAAATTGAAAAAAGAGCGGGAAATGGAAAAGATCTATGCCGAGGCCGAAAAGGCGTTGAAAGCGAGTCTCGATCTACGTGAAATCTTCGATTTGATCTGTTCGAGTGTGTCTCGGCTCTTCAATGTCACAGGAAGCGCGGTCTTGATGTTCCGCAAGAAGGACCAGACCCTGGAACTCGCAGCTTCTTGCGGGTTGAGCGAGATGTACGTAAGAAAAGGAGCGTTGGACAGTTCAAGAAGCATTGCTGAAGCGATGAAATCCGGCCGGGCGGTTTTGGTTCAAGAATCGGAATTTGACTTGAATCTTCAGTACCCCGACGAAGCGAGAAACGAGAAATTCTCTTCTGTTCTTTCCATTCCTTTGAAGTTGGAAGATTCTGTCTTCGGATTTCTCAGGCTGTATAGTACCGAAACCCGCACCTTCAGTGATGATGAACTGGATCTTCTCATGAAGTTTGCCGAACAGGCCACTCGCGCCCTGGAGAACGCGATGACGTACGAGCGAGTCCGAACGGAAATCGAAGAGCTCAAAAAATACTTGCCTCAAACGTGA
- a CDS encoding GAF domain-containing protein, whose product MVKEQEKILVLDDKDIASDSVRRILESEYIVHVSNSVSDALNMLHNGGFDLLITDVRTPDAKDLKTMESVSEVDPNVSFIVITESSTVNSAVETMKSGAADYVTKPFTPDQLTDLVHRVLESRKIRLDQNFRDRRFEELKRKISSTLNLKEVLGLIVEGIVTMAKVKGATLSLLDKDREMLRVYAYSGLSKEYVDKGPLDSSKSIGESIISGKDVWVENAATDPRLQYPAEAVREGISSILSLPLIVRGIVIGCLRVYTGEVRTFSKDEIDFLHKFADQAAIAIENARSYEDVMDEYEVIKDDLWDFFDPYGYL is encoded by the coding sequence ATGGTAAAAGAACAAGAGAAGATTCTGGTATTGGATGATAAGGACATCGCTAGCGACAGCGTACGCCGGATTCTCGAATCCGAATATATTGTGCATGTCTCCAACTCGGTCTCGGACGCTCTGAACATGCTCCATAACGGCGGTTTCGACCTGTTGATCACGGATGTGAGAACACCTGACGCCAAGGATCTGAAGACCATGGAATCTGTTTCCGAAGTGGATCCCAATGTCTCGTTCATTGTGATTACGGAATCCTCGACAGTCAATTCAGCGGTCGAAACAATGAAATCGGGAGCAGCAGATTATGTGACAAAGCCCTTCACTCCGGATCAGCTTACCGATTTGGTACATCGAGTCCTGGAGAGTCGTAAGATTCGTCTCGATCAGAATTTTCGAGACCGGCGTTTTGAGGAGTTGAAGAGAAAGATTTCTTCTACTCTGAATCTCAAAGAAGTGCTGGGATTAATCGTCGAAGGTATCGTGACTATGGCAAAAGTGAAAGGAGCCACTTTGAGTCTTCTGGATAAAGACCGTGAAATGCTGAGGGTCTATGCCTATTCCGGCTTGAGCAAGGAGTATGTCGATAAAGGACCGTTGGATTCTTCAAAGAGCATAGGAGAGTCCATCATAAGCGGGAAAGACGTGTGGGTCGAAAATGCCGCCACCGATCCCAGACTCCAGTATCCGGCCGAAGCGGTAAGAGAGGGAATCTCCTCCATACTGAGCCTACCTTTGATTGTCCGAGGTATCGTAATAGGATGTCTTCGGGTGTACACTGGAGAGGTCCGGACCTTCAGCAAAGATGAGATTGACTTTCTACACAAATTTGCCGACCAGGCCGCGATTGCCATTGAGAATGCCCGGTCGTATGAAGATGTGATGGATGAGTACGAGGTGATCAAAGACGATCTGTGGGATTTCTTCGACCCGTATGGGTATCTTTAA